A window from Moritella yayanosii encodes these proteins:
- a CDS encoding outer membrane beta-barrel protein, with amino-acid sequence MTKFNHTTLSAKKSVLATALLAIFSLPTIAAPDSSTDTYTTKSGIQVTPSLSIDAKYDDNIYNQTNNETSSAVLIVAPAVSFKIDNGINTFSFDVGLNAGTYAENADDNYVDGDLGVAVHIENGKSHRFDFTASIASISEQRGSGLSEGAFDPNADLIRYSDLLLTATYEYGIRSTQARIAFTTEAGTTDYNNNNVFATADSNVSNNLFGTTFYYNTNAFTEVSLTLNGDYIRYDTASLKDSDVYNALLGLKWQSSSVITLDGKLGFEFKQFENTAVDDFDGLTWDIGAKWQPLRYTSFYLSTTQASQDPDSADGSYLVERDVDLSWVHAWSSKVDTSLAVTYQQDEYENEANNRLDEYLKYTAAVDYSFTQWLDASLYAEMINNDSNQQNISYDKFVTGLNLTFTL; translated from the coding sequence ATGACTAAGTTCAATCACACCACGCTAAGCGCCAAAAAAAGTGTCTTAGCGACGGCATTGCTTGCAATATTTAGCCTGCCAACTATTGCAGCACCTGACAGCAGCACTGACACATACACGACTAAATCTGGTATTCAAGTCACGCCGTCACTAAGTATAGACGCTAAATACGATGATAACATTTATAACCAAACGAATAATGAAACAAGTAGTGCGGTATTAATTGTAGCACCTGCGGTTAGTTTTAAAATTGATAATGGTATTAACACCTTCTCGTTTGATGTTGGCCTGAACGCTGGCACTTACGCAGAAAATGCGGATGATAACTATGTTGATGGTGACTTGGGTGTTGCTGTGCATATTGAAAACGGTAAATCACACCGTTTTGATTTTACTGCGTCGATAGCGAGTATTTCAGAGCAACGTGGTTCGGGATTAAGTGAAGGTGCTTTTGATCCGAATGCGGACTTGATCCGTTATTCAGACCTGTTGTTAACCGCAACCTATGAATATGGTATACGCAGCACGCAGGCGCGTATCGCATTTACCACTGAAGCAGGTACCACAGATTATAACAACAACAATGTGTTTGCTACCGCCGACAGCAACGTATCAAACAACTTATTTGGTACCACGTTTTATTACAATACCAACGCATTTACCGAAGTATCGCTGACCCTAAACGGTGATTACATTCGTTATGATACCGCATCACTAAAAGATTCTGATGTTTATAACGCGCTGCTGGGTTTGAAGTGGCAGAGTTCGTCAGTCATTACTCTCGATGGTAAGTTAGGTTTTGAATTTAAACAATTTGAGAACACTGCGGTTGACGATTTTGATGGCTTAACTTGGGATATCGGTGCTAAGTGGCAACCGCTACGTTATACCTCTTTCTACCTGTCAACGACACAGGCTTCACAAGACCCTGATTCTGCAGATGGCTCTTACTTAGTAGAGCGTGATGTTGATCTATCTTGGGTTCACGCCTGGAGTTCAAAAGTGGATACCTCACTGGCTGTGACTTATCAACAAGACGAATATGAAAATGAAGCGAATAACCGTTTAGATGAATACTTGAAATATACCGCGGCTGTTGATTACTCATTTACGCAATGGTTAGACGCGTCGCTGTATGCTGAAATGATCAATAACGATTCTAACCAGCAAAACATTTCTTATGACAAATTTGTCACCGGTTTAAACCTTACATTTACCCTATAA
- a CDS encoding polysaccharide biosynthesis/export family protein, producing MKKLYLCLVLFAGILFSTVQAEDAYVLGPGDQIEFKVYGQDDLTVNTLLSNSGLINYPFLGQIKVTGLSVKKVEQLIYRGLVGDYLIEPNVYVQVTKYRPFYIHGEVNKPGGYSYQPGMTVNQAIALAGGFTDRASEEKVFIYKESDKDKQIHASLTYRVNAGDTITIEQRFF from the coding sequence ATGAAAAAGTTGTACTTATGCCTTGTTTTATTCGCTGGCATTTTATTTTCGACCGTGCAGGCGGAAGATGCGTATGTGTTAGGCCCTGGCGATCAAATTGAATTTAAAGTGTATGGTCAAGACGATCTCACGGTAAATACGCTGTTAAGTAATAGTGGTTTAATTAATTACCCTTTTTTGGGGCAAATTAAAGTGACTGGTTTATCCGTTAAAAAAGTGGAACAACTGATTTATCGTGGTTTGGTGGGGGATTATCTGATTGAACCAAACGTATATGTGCAAGTGACTAAATACCGTCCTTTTTATATTCACGGTGAAGTGAACAAGCCGGGTGGTTATTCTTATCAGCCCGGTATGACGGTGAACCAGGCGATTGCGTTAGCAGGTGGGTTCACCGACCGAGCATCAGAAGAAAAAGTGTTTATTTATAAAGAAAGTGATAAGGATAAACAAATTCACGCCAGCCTGACTTACCGGGTAAATGCGGGTGATACCATTACTATTGAACAAAGGTTCTTCTAA
- a CDS encoding GumC family protein — translation MTDMTSSNSMIKKQPVEEVINLSNYFKIINQFKWRIFFLATAVAILTAIIVKNITPTFQATSTLLIEANQAKAVSFEEVMGLDSNRKEYYLTQFEILKSNTIAAAVITQLNLQDEAEFQPQQGESVMDMLRDALPFLPTDVAEVLTEQELEERKLRALIRQFSEQLTIQPVRKTQLVSISFDSQDPRLAAKVANAVGDVYIQQDLFDKISVNESASGWLHSRLSDLRVTLNKSEAKLQTYSNKENLISQSGEGVSALISKELDQTSQQLTQARNEYNQLRSIVALVKEQGTKDLALLESMPEISSHPAIVSLRDNQIEVELKISDLSKVYGPKHPKFKSAQSEWHTVTKRMKSRILKIVSGLDKSLITKKRNINALERDLASIKAKYHRVVSKENIYRKLQREVNTNRKIFDTFLSRAKETEVTSDFNSAVARFTDRAFAPERPIKPKKALIVLLAFVATFGLGIVAAFVFESLNDNFKSAKDIEDKLSFRMLGLLPLVVLKKHQDLELHHFFTDTGRRFAESVRTLRTSYILTHHEDDKVIAITSSIPGEGKSTTSVNLAFSLGQMGNVLLIDGDMRKPSICKRFSIPNYHAGLSNMIAQTEVLDDCLYYDDQSNITVMPCGNLPSNPQELLASKHFAQLIKQLKLTYDYIIIDTPPINAVSDALIIAKQADSLIYVVKSDDTRTGVVRNGVGRLVDANIKIAGIVLNKVDIRASSNSDYYYGYYSDKAYGSAVKTNTSASNDILTGKVDPEGKLQLLS, via the coding sequence ATGACTGACATGACGAGTAGTAATAGCATGATAAAAAAACAGCCGGTGGAAGAGGTTATCAATCTCAGTAATTATTTTAAAATTATTAATCAGTTTAAATGGCGGATCTTTTTTCTGGCTACCGCCGTGGCTATTTTAACAGCCATTATTGTTAAAAATATCACGCCGACATTCCAAGCTACCTCAACCTTGTTGATTGAAGCTAATCAAGCCAAAGCGGTATCCTTCGAAGAGGTGATGGGCTTAGATTCCAATCGTAAAGAATATTATTTAACTCAATTTGAAATTTTAAAGTCGAACACCATTGCCGCTGCCGTTATTACTCAGCTTAACTTGCAGGATGAAGCTGAATTCCAGCCGCAACAGGGTGAGTCGGTGATGGACATGTTGCGTGACGCGCTCCCTTTCTTACCAACAGATGTCGCTGAAGTATTAACAGAGCAAGAGCTTGAAGAGCGTAAATTACGGGCTTTAATTAGGCAATTTAGTGAGCAGTTAACCATCCAACCGGTCCGTAAAACGCAATTAGTGTCTATCTCGTTTGACAGTCAGGACCCAAGGCTAGCCGCTAAAGTAGCGAATGCCGTCGGTGATGTATATATACAGCAAGATTTGTTTGATAAAATTTCGGTGAATGAAAGTGCGTCAGGGTGGTTGCACTCACGCTTGTCAGACTTACGGGTGACCTTGAATAAGTCCGAAGCCAAACTGCAAACATACAGCAATAAAGAAAATCTGATTAGCCAAAGTGGCGAAGGAGTCTCTGCATTAATTTCCAAAGAACTTGATCAAACCTCGCAGCAATTAACGCAGGCCCGCAATGAGTATAATCAATTGCGTAGTATTGTTGCGTTAGTGAAAGAACAAGGGACGAAAGATTTAGCATTGTTAGAATCCATGCCTGAAATTAGCTCGCACCCGGCGATTGTGTCATTGCGAGATAATCAAATTGAAGTGGAGTTGAAAATTTCCGATCTCTCTAAAGTGTATGGACCTAAACATCCAAAATTCAAGTCGGCACAATCAGAGTGGCACACAGTAACAAAACGCATGAAATCGCGGATCCTGAAGATCGTTTCAGGACTGGATAAAAGTTTAATCACGAAAAAGCGCAACATTAACGCGTTAGAAAGAGATCTTGCGAGTATTAAAGCCAAATATCACCGTGTGGTCAGCAAAGAGAATATTTACCGTAAGCTACAACGTGAAGTGAATACCAACCGTAAGATCTTTGATACGTTCTTATCGCGCGCCAAGGAAACGGAAGTCACCAGTGACTTTAACTCGGCGGTTGCGCGTTTTACTGATCGCGCCTTCGCCCCGGAACGGCCAATTAAACCGAAAAAAGCATTGATCGTGTTGTTGGCATTTGTGGCTACGTTTGGTTTAGGTATTGTGGCGGCGTTTGTGTTTGAATCGCTAAACGATAACTTTAAATCGGCAAAAGATATTGAAGATAAATTGTCTTTCCGCATGTTAGGATTACTGCCGTTAGTTGTGCTTAAAAAACACCAAGACTTGGAACTGCATCACTTCTTTACTGATACCGGTCGTCGCTTTGCTGAATCGGTGCGCACCTTACGTACCAGTTATATTTTAACGCATCATGAAGACGATAAAGTCATTGCTATCACATCATCGATACCCGGTGAAGGCAAGTCAACGACATCGGTTAATTTAGCATTCTCATTGGGTCAAATGGGTAATGTCTTGTTGATTGATGGTGATATGCGTAAACCGAGTATTTGTAAACGTTTTTCGATCCCCAATTATCATGCGGGTTTATCCAATATGATCGCCCAAACTGAAGTATTGGACGACTGCTTATATTACGATGACCAGTCAAATATTACCGTGATGCCATGTGGTAATTTACCGAGTAATCCACAGGAATTGTTGGCGTCTAAGCACTTTGCACAGCTCATTAAGCAGTTAAAACTGACTTACGATTACATTATTATTGATACACCGCCGATTAACGCCGTCAGTGATGCACTGATCATTGCCAAGCAGGCTGATTCGTTAATTTATGTGGTTAAAAGTGATGATACCCGCACTGGTGTGGTGAGAAACGGTGTTGGTCGTTTGGTTGATGCCAACATCAAAATTGCCGGTATTGTGCTAAATAAGGTGGATATCAGAGCAAGTTCAAATAGTGATTATTATTACGGTTATTACAGTGATAAAGCCTATGGTAGCGCTGTTAAGACTAATACATCGGCGAGTAATGATATTCTTACCGGCAAAGTTGATCCCGAGGGTAAGCTGCAATTGTTATCATGA
- a CDS encoding VpsP family polysaccharide biosynthesis protein: MIVRREQEAVTVKRTAVPRTMLVLLLLLGCLYAGYTAFYKGYANAWYYQAEFAINAWAKQGKVTSRSEYDSALAAINKAHALDPSYPHYAHINGRILHWGIISGFEDEAQYTTVRSLYLAAVARRPMWPDVWIDLAITNNYLDGYNVDTQQYLANAIETGPYIKEVISGSMQILLSNWALLSGKDKQLMFDQFAKSVTHPHLLKANLAFATSIGKQKLLCLQLKFKPEYQTVKSTWSYNKYCK; the protein is encoded by the coding sequence ATGATAGTGCGCCGCGAACAAGAGGCAGTAACTGTAAAACGCACCGCAGTACCGCGAACTATGCTTGTTTTGCTGTTGTTACTTGGTTGTCTATATGCGGGTTATACGGCCTTTTATAAAGGGTATGCCAATGCCTGGTACTACCAAGCTGAGTTTGCTATCAATGCTTGGGCTAAGCAAGGCAAGGTAACCAGCCGGAGTGAATATGACTCGGCGTTGGCAGCGATTAATAAAGCCCATGCGCTTGATCCGAGTTATCCGCATTATGCCCATATTAATGGCCGTATTTTACATTGGGGCATCATCAGTGGTTTTGAAGACGAGGCTCAATACACGACGGTAAGATCTCTCTATTTAGCTGCGGTTGCACGCCGCCCAATGTGGCCTGATGTATGGATTGATCTTGCCATCACCAATAATTATCTTGATGGTTACAATGTTGATACTCAGCAATACTTGGCTAATGCAATCGAAACGGGTCCTTATATTAAAGAGGTTATTTCAGGTTCGATGCAAATTTTGTTATCGAACTGGGCGCTATTATCAGGTAAAGACAAGCAGCTCATGTTTGATCAATTTGCTAAGTCAGTTACACACCCTCATTTGTTAAAAGCTAACCTGGCTTTTGCTACATCAATCGGGAAACAAAAACTGTTGTGTTTGCAATTAAAATTTAAACCTGAATACCAGACCGTAAAATCCACTTGGTCTTACAATAAATATTGTAAATAA
- the acnB gene encoding bifunctional aconitate hydratase 2/2-methylisocitrate dehydratase, whose product MLEAYRKHVEERAAAGVVPKPLDAEQVAGLVELLKAPIAGEEEFLLDLLTNRVPPGVDEAAYVKAGFLTAIVKGEATSPILSAERATELLGTMQGGYNIETLVELLDVDALAPIAAKGLSHTLLMFDAFYTVEEKAKAGNKFAQQVMQSWADAEWFLKKPAVAKKLTVTVFKVPGETNTDDLSPAPDAWSRPDIPLHALAMLKNEREGVSANPLQEIEKLKEKGHQVAYVGDVVGTGSSRKSATNSVLWCMGDDIPFVPNKRGGGICIGSKIAPIFFNTMEDSGALPLEFDVTSLNTGDVIDIFPYEGVVKNHETGTVITEFKIKTDVILDEVRAGGRIPLIIGRGLTTRARIALGLEDSTVFRLPADVAASSKGYTLAQKMVGKACGVAGVRPNQYCEPKMTTVGSQDTTGPMTRDELKDLACLGFSADLVMQSFCHTAAYPKPVDVETHHTLPDFIRNRAGVSLRPGDGVIHSWLNRMLLPDTVGTGGDSHTRFPLGISFPAGSGLVAFAAATGVMPLDMPESILVRFKGELQPGITLRDLVNAIPYYAIKQGLLTVEKAGKINAFSGRILEIEGLPDLKVEQAFELSDSSAERSAAGCSIKLNEAPIIEYLESNIVMLKWMIAEGYGDAKTIARRVVEMQAWIANPQLLEADADAEYAEIIEIDLADVTEPILACPNDPDDVKLLSAVAGVKIDEVFVGSCMTNIGHFRAAGKLLEKFNGTLPTRMWIVPPTRMDAAQLSDEGYYAIFGKAGARTEMPGCSLCMGNQARVGDNTTVVSTSTRNFPNRLGNGANVYLSSAEVAAVAAIKGKIPTVAEYMELASEIDATAADTYRYLNFDKISSYIEKANEVIVQEAV is encoded by the coding sequence GTGTTAGAAGCTTATCGTAAACATGTCGAAGAACGTGCCGCTGCTGGGGTTGTGCCTAAACCTCTTGATGCAGAACAAGTTGCTGGTCTAGTTGAATTGCTGAAAGCACCAATCGCTGGCGAAGAAGAATTTTTGTTAGATCTTTTAACCAATCGCGTACCACCGGGTGTGGATGAAGCTGCTTATGTTAAAGCGGGCTTTTTAACTGCGATTGTTAAAGGTGAGGCGACATCGCCGATCTTATCTGCAGAACGTGCGACTGAACTACTTGGCACGATGCAAGGTGGTTACAACATCGAAACATTGGTTGAATTACTCGATGTTGACGCGCTGGCTCCGATTGCTGCAAAAGGTTTGTCACACACACTATTAATGTTCGATGCTTTCTATACGGTTGAAGAAAAAGCTAAAGCAGGTAATAAATTCGCACAGCAAGTGATGCAATCTTGGGCTGATGCTGAATGGTTCTTAAAGAAACCTGCAGTGGCGAAAAAACTCACTGTTACTGTATTTAAAGTACCTGGCGAAACCAATACCGATGACTTATCTCCGGCACCCGATGCATGGTCTCGCCCTGATATTCCATTGCATGCACTGGCAATGCTTAAAAATGAGCGTGAAGGTGTTTCTGCAAATCCATTGCAAGAAATTGAAAAACTAAAAGAAAAAGGCCATCAAGTTGCTTACGTTGGTGATGTTGTTGGTACTGGTTCTTCGCGTAAATCAGCAACTAACTCTGTGTTATGGTGCATGGGTGATGATATCCCATTCGTACCGAACAAACGTGGTGGTGGTATTTGTATTGGTTCTAAGATCGCGCCAATTTTCTTCAATACCATGGAAGATTCAGGTGCACTACCACTCGAATTTGATGTAACTAGCTTAAATACTGGTGACGTTATCGATATCTTCCCTTATGAAGGTGTTGTTAAAAATCACGAAACTGGCACAGTGATCACTGAGTTCAAGATAAAAACTGATGTAATTCTTGATGAAGTGCGTGCTGGTGGTCGTATCCCACTGATTATTGGTCGTGGTTTAACGACGCGTGCGCGTATCGCCCTTGGTCTAGAAGATTCAACGGTATTCCGTTTACCTGCAGACGTTGCAGCTTCAAGCAAAGGTTATACCTTGGCGCAGAAGATGGTTGGTAAAGCATGTGGTGTAGCAGGCGTACGGCCTAACCAATATTGCGAACCAAAAATGACCACGGTTGGTTCTCAAGATACCACGGGTCCAATGACACGTGATGAGCTAAAAGATTTAGCTTGTCTGGGTTTCTCGGCTGACTTAGTGATGCAGTCTTTCTGCCATACGGCGGCTTATCCAAAACCAGTGGATGTTGAAACTCACCATACACTGCCTGACTTTATCCGTAACCGCGCGGGTGTGTCGTTACGTCCAGGTGATGGTGTAATTCACTCTTGGTTAAACCGTATGTTACTACCTGATACAGTAGGTACTGGTGGTGATTCACATACCCGTTTCCCATTAGGTATTTCTTTCCCTGCGGGTTCTGGTCTGGTTGCATTCGCAGCAGCAACTGGCGTTATGCCACTGGATATGCCTGAATCTATTTTGGTGCGCTTTAAAGGTGAACTACAACCGGGTATCACACTACGTGATCTCGTCAATGCAATCCCTTATTATGCGATTAAACAAGGCCTACTGACTGTTGAGAAAGCAGGTAAAATTAATGCATTCTCTGGTCGGATACTGGAAATTGAAGGTCTACCCGATCTAAAAGTTGAGCAAGCATTCGAATTATCGGATTCATCTGCTGAACGTTCTGCGGCAGGTTGTTCTATCAAGCTTAACGAAGCGCCAATCATTGAATACCTAGAGTCTAACATCGTGATGTTAAAGTGGATGATTGCTGAAGGTTATGGCGATGCGAAGACGATTGCTCGTCGTGTAGTTGAAATGCAAGCATGGATCGCTAATCCACAATTGCTTGAAGCGGACGCGGATGCAGAATACGCTGAGATCATCGAAATCGATCTGGCGGATGTGACAGAGCCTATCCTAGCTTGTCCAAATGACCCAGATGATGTGAAACTATTATCTGCTGTTGCGGGTGTTAAAATTGACGAAGTATTCGTGGGTTCCTGTATGACTAATATCGGTCATTTCCGTGCAGCGGGTAAACTACTGGAGAAATTCAACGGTACACTGCCAACACGTATGTGGATTGTTCCACCAACGCGTATGGATGCCGCACAATTAAGTGATGAAGGTTACTATGCAATCTTCGGTAAAGCGGGCGCTCGTACCGAAATGCCAGGTTGTTCACTGTGTATGGGTAACCAAGCACGTGTGGGTGATAATACCACGGTTGTTTCTACGTCAACGCGTAACTTTCCGAACCGTTTAGGTAATGGTGCTAACGTTTACCTCAGTTCTGCTGAAGTTGCTGCAGTCGCGGCGATTAAAGGTAAGATCCCTACGGTTGCAGAGTACATGGAACTGGCGTCTGAGATTGATGCAACAGCGGCGGATACCTACCGTTACTTAAACTTCGATAAAATTTCGTCTTACATTGAAAAAGCGAACGAAGTGATTGTTCAAGAAGCAGTTTAA
- a CDS encoding metallophosphoesterase, whose product MITHKFIAENLVGRDYFVGDIHGELPLLMRALTRCRFDFDNDRLFSVGDMIDRGPQSLHTLNLLNESWFFAVLGNHEEMLLAEDEHKLTRLHKNAGGEWFYALAPEQQTACKLLIKQHCSYALTVKTAQGSVGISHAFAPVDWHVFLDESGIESSLLDDLVWSTAPYVAVKKGEFSRIDNVDVTIHGHVNCSQVVTNQNQLWIDTLSKTKRLTVLSSKQIFSVI is encoded by the coding sequence GTGATCACACATAAATTCATTGCTGAAAATCTGGTCGGTAGAGATTATTTTGTTGGTGACATCCACGGCGAGCTACCGCTATTAATGCGTGCCTTGACCCGCTGCCGTTTTGATTTTGATAACGACCGGTTATTTTCAGTCGGTGATATGATTGATCGCGGACCACAATCATTGCATACCTTAAACTTGCTCAATGAATCGTGGTTTTTTGCCGTACTTGGTAACCATGAAGAGATGTTGCTTGCTGAAGATGAGCATAAGTTGACTCGTCTACATAAAAACGCCGGGGGAGAATGGTTTTATGCGCTTGCTCCAGAACAGCAAACTGCTTGTAAGTTACTAATTAAACAACATTGCAGTTATGCGCTAACGGTTAAAACGGCGCAGGGTTCTGTCGGCATTAGTCATGCGTTTGCGCCTGTTGATTGGCATGTGTTTTTGGATGAGAGCGGCATAGAGTCAAGTTTACTGGATGATTTAGTTTGGTCTACTGCCCCGTATGTAGCGGTTAAAAAAGGCGAATTTAGCCGGATTGACAATGTTGATGTCACCATTCATGGCCATGTTAATTGTAGCCAGGTAGTGACGAATCAGAACCAACTGTGGATTGATACGTTAAGTAAAACTAAACGTTTAACTGTGCTGTCGAGCAAGCAAATATTTTCGGTTATTTAA
- a CDS encoding YacL family protein, whose product MDFEFRKDTLTDTYRVIISMEQTALGSWIQGTLGTDKATIALIQAEIDLLKVRKKQEYRLVGDEMTLTLTQEDACACTNSELMDFGDVLEDDMNLYDAETMAVCGLEDFEIILQAWLEFI is encoded by the coding sequence GTGGATTTTGAATTTCGTAAAGATACCCTAACTGATACCTATCGAGTAATAATATCAATGGAGCAGACTGCGTTAGGTAGTTGGATACAAGGCACTTTAGGCACGGATAAAGCCACTATTGCGTTGATTCAAGCTGAAATTGATTTATTAAAAGTCCGTAAAAAACAAGAGTATCGTTTAGTTGGTGATGAGATGACATTAACCCTGACCCAAGAAGATGCGTGTGCGTGTACTAATTCGGAGTTAATGGATTTTGGTGACGTGCTTGAAGACGACATGAATTTGTATGATGCAGAAACAATGGCTGTGTGTGGCCTGGAGGATTTTGAGATCATACTCCAAGCTTGGTTAGAGTTTATCTGA
- a CDS encoding FMN-dependent NADH-azoreductase, whose amino-acid sequence MTKKLLAINTSLQHAGGQSGKLVSHFIADWLEQGGNVVERDLAKSPIPHLNEMVINALKQGQSETQAQQEALALSGHLIDELREADAVVIGMPLYNLAAPSIFQTYLDYVLRAGVTFKYTEKGPMGLLNNKPVYILCTRGGMFGGDNAHMDTQTPWLRNILGFMGLSSTQFIYAEGMGISESMATESLIQAKNSISALFKHQVA is encoded by the coding sequence AAATTATTAGCCATAAATACTTCATTACAACATGCAGGTGGGCAGTCAGGTAAACTAGTCTCGCATTTTATCGCAGATTGGTTAGAGCAAGGCGGTAACGTAGTTGAAAGAGATTTAGCTAAGTCACCAATACCACACTTAAATGAAATGGTAATTAATGCATTAAAACAGGGGCAAAGTGAAACTCAAGCTCAACAAGAAGCTTTGGCACTGTCTGGTCATTTAATTGATGAGCTTAGAGAGGCTGATGCAGTGGTGATCGGAATGCCATTATACAATTTAGCGGCGCCTTCCATATTTCAAACTTATTTAGACTATGTTCTGCGAGCAGGAGTGACATTTAAATACACTGAAAAAGGTCCAATGGGGTTATTAAATAATAAACCTGTTTATATATTGTGTACGCGTGGAGGCATGTTTGGCGGTGACAATGCTCATATGGATACGCAAACACCATGGCTTAGGAACATCTTAGGATTCATGGGATTGTCTTCCACGCAATTTATTTATGCTGAAGGCATGGGAATAAGTGAATCGATGGCAACTGAAAGTTTAATTCAGGCAAAAAACAGCATCTCAGCATTATTTAAGCATCAGGTCGCTTAA